From Desulfuromonas soudanensis, the proteins below share one genomic window:
- the madB gene encoding Na+-transporting malonate decarboxylase, carboxybiotin decarboxylase subunit yields the protein MDQLIHLFPGIGSFFVDEPLVAISRVVLIVFGMVLAYYGFKRTLEPLIMVPMGLGMIAVNCGVLFLDGGATGNIILNPLASDPDTLINLLQVNFLQPVYNFTFSNGLVACLVFMGIGAMSDISFLLMRPWACIIVAIFAEMGTFATLVIGLKLGLQPGEAAAVATIGGADGPMVLFTSLMLAKDLFVPISIIAYLYLSLTYVGYPYLVKLLIPARYRGIETDFEMGFVSKKKKFISILVINTVLCLLLPVAAPLIMSFFIGMAIKEAEIEPLHALLESTILYGGTFFLGLLLGVLCDAKTILNPKVGILVVLGIVALTISALGAILGGWIMYLVTKRNFNPVIGIAGVSCMPTTAKIAQKIAMEENPYCMIMPLAMGSSLSGLIVSAIAAGVFISTIGMLTP from the coding sequence ATGGACCAACTCATCCATCTTTTCCCGGGCATTGGCTCCTTCTTTGTCGATGAACCGCTCGTTGCCATCTCCCGAGTCGTTTTGATTGTTTTCGGCATGGTCCTGGCCTACTACGGTTTCAAACGCACTCTGGAACCTCTGATCATGGTCCCCATGGGTCTCGGCATGATTGCCGTCAATTGCGGCGTCCTTTTTCTCGACGGCGGTGCCACGGGAAACATCATTCTCAATCCGCTGGCAAGCGACCCCGACACCCTGATCAACCTCCTGCAGGTCAACTTTCTTCAGCCGGTCTACAATTTCACCTTCAGCAACGGACTGGTGGCCTGCCTGGTCTTTATGGGCATCGGTGCCATGAGCGACATCAGCTTTCTCCTCATGCGTCCCTGGGCCTGCATCATCGTGGCCATCTTCGCCGAAATGGGAACATTCGCCACCCTGGTTATCGGGCTCAAGCTCGGGCTGCAGCCCGGAGAGGCGGCCGCTGTGGCCACCATCGGCGGGGCTGACGGACCCATGGTCCTCTTCACGTCCCTGATGCTCGCCAAGGACCTCTTCGTTCCGATTTCCATCATCGCCTACCTTTACCTGAGTCTGACCTATGTCGGCTATCCCTACCTGGTCAAGCTCCTTATCCCCGCCAGATATCGCGGCATTGAAACCGATTTTGAAATGGGCTTCGTCTCCAAAAAGAAGAAATTCATCTCCATCCTGGTGATCAACACGGTCCTCTGCCTGCTCCTCCCCGTTGCGGCACCGTTGATCATGTCCTTTTTCATCGGCATGGCGATCAAGGAGGCGGAAATCGAGCCTTTGCACGCCCTGCTGGAAAGCACCATCCTCTATGGCGGGACCTTCTTTCTCGGGCTCCTTCTCGGTGTCCTTTGCGATGCCAAAACCATTCTCAACCCCAAGGTGGGCATCCTCGTCGTCCTCGGCATTGTCGCCCTGACGATCTCGGCTCTGGGCGCCATCCTTGGCGGTTGGATCATGTACCTGGTCACCAAACGCAATTTCAACCCGGTCATCGGCATTGCCGGAGTGTCCTGCATGCCCACGACCGCCAAGATCGCCCAGAAGATTGCCATGGAAGAGAATCCCTACTGCATGATCATGCCCTTAGCGATGGGCTCCAGCCTCAGCGGACTCATCGTATCGGCCATCGCCGCCGGGGTTTTCATCTCCACCATCGGCATGCTGACCCCCTGA
- the mdcE gene encoding biotin-independent malonate decarboxylase subunit gamma, producing the protein MTITALLNELFPSGHAVTAADGVITGLATTPKGEMAVLGTTDHLAVGVETALALADFVLEIVRDRPGLPILMLVDTQGQRLSKKDELLGINGYLAHLVKCLELARMNGHRLLTLVYAEAVSGGFLSFGLMADEIHALPEARVRVMNLPAMARITKLPLELLQELSGSSPAFAPGVESFFRLGGVQEIWTRPLAEQLNKALDRPPGGDSRREEGLARQGRKLAGPVSRLVTAA; encoded by the coding sequence ATGACCATCACGGCATTGCTCAACGAACTTTTCCCCTCAGGCCATGCGGTCACGGCCGCGGACGGAGTGATCACCGGCCTGGCCACAACCCCCAAAGGCGAAATGGCCGTGCTGGGGACCACCGACCATCTTGCGGTGGGCGTGGAGACCGCCTTGGCCCTCGCCGACTTCGTCCTGGAAATTGTCAGGGACCGGCCTGGCCTCCCCATTCTGATGCTGGTCGACACTCAAGGCCAGCGCCTGAGCAAAAAAGATGAACTGCTCGGCATCAATGGTTACCTGGCCCATCTGGTGAAATGCCTCGAATTGGCCAGAATGAACGGTCACCGGCTTCTGACCCTGGTTTATGCCGAGGCGGTCAGCGGGGGCTTTCTCTCCTTCGGACTGATGGCCGATGAAATTCATGCCCTTCCCGAGGCCAGGGTGCGGGTGATGAACCTGCCGGCTATGGCTCGGATTACCAAACTCCCCCTGGAACTTTTGCAGGAGTTGAGCGGGTCTTCGCCGGCCTTTGCTCCGGGAGTTGAAAGTTTTTTTCGCCTCGGAGGAGTCCAGGAAATCTGGACCCGACCCTTGGCCGAACAGTTGAACAAGGCGCTCGATCGGCCCCCTGGCGGCGACAGCCGACGGGAGGAAGGACTGGCCCGCCAGGGGAGAAAATTGGCCGGACCGGTCTCTCGCCTGGTGACCGCGGCCTAG
- a CDS encoding biotin-independent malonate decarboxylase subunit beta, whose product MSDLSGLRRGHSYYEANARGRIARLLDADSFVEILGPAERLTSPHLESLGQPCAFDDGIVIGRGRLNGNPVLIASQEGGFMGGSVGEVHGAKLTGLLELAAKEKPSAVLLLLESGGVRLHEANAGLIAISEIIRALLAARGAGIAVIGLIGGVYGCFGGMGIVARCCDSLIINEEGRLGLSGPDVIETTMGVEEFDASDRALVWRTMGGKHRYLLGEVQRLVEDDIAAYRQAVTETLAQPVQALSLPGLEEEHRTLKHRLTRYGACQDSTEIWGDLGFDDPPQLPLLDIESFLQAANRVCRRES is encoded by the coding sequence ATGAGCGACCTGTCCGGCCTGAGACGGGGCCACAGCTATTATGAAGCCAACGCCCGGGGTCGTATCGCCCGATTGCTGGACGCCGACAGCTTTGTGGAAATTCTCGGCCCGGCCGAGCGCCTCACCAGCCCTCACCTCGAGTCCCTCGGACAGCCCTGCGCCTTTGATGACGGTATCGTCATCGGCCGCGGCCGTTTGAACGGCAACCCGGTCCTGATCGCCAGCCAGGAAGGCGGCTTCATGGGCGGGTCGGTCGGAGAGGTCCATGGCGCCAAGCTGACCGGCCTGCTGGAACTGGCGGCCAAGGAAAAACCGTCGGCCGTTCTGCTGCTTCTTGAATCCGGCGGGGTGCGCCTCCACGAGGCCAATGCCGGACTGATCGCTATTTCCGAGATCATCCGCGCTCTGCTTGCCGCCCGGGGGGCCGGGATTGCGGTCATCGGCCTGATCGGCGGAGTCTACGGCTGCTTCGGAGGCATGGGGATCGTGGCGCGATGCTGTGACAGCCTGATCATTAATGAAGAAGGTCGTCTCGGGTTGTCCGGACCGGATGTGATCGAAACCACCATGGGTGTCGAGGAATTCGATGCCAGCGACCGCGCCCTGGTCTGGCGCACGATGGGCGGCAAACACCGTTACCTGCTCGGGGAGGTGCAACGCCTGGTGGAGGACGATATTGCCGCCTACCGCCAGGCGGTGACGGAGACCCTCGCCCAACCGGTGCAGGCCTTGTCATTGCCGGGACTGGAAGAGGAACACCGGACCCTCAAGCACCGTCTGACACGTTATGGCGCCTGCCAGGACAGCACTGAAATCTGGGGCGACCTCGGGTTTGACGACCCGCCGCAATTACCCCTGCTGGATATCGAGAGTTTTCTGCAGGCGGCCAACCGGGTCTGTCGGAGGGAATCATGA
- the mdcC gene encoding malonate decarboxylase acyl carrier protein, which yields MAKQLHELIFELKAEKPRDFPADFLHFGVVGSGDMEVIMEPRDLCGAVRVKIVTPVTGYAEVWRRVLERFVNDTGVANAVLEINDNNATPVVVSLRLRQALSEISGEDRDV from the coding sequence ATGGCAAAACAGCTGCATGAACTCATCTTTGAGTTGAAAGCGGAAAAACCCCGGGACTTTCCCGCGGATTTCCTCCATTTCGGCGTGGTCGGTTCCGGTGACATGGAAGTCATCATGGAGCCCCGGGACCTCTGCGGTGCGGTCAGGGTGAAAATCGTCACCCCGGTCACCGGCTATGCCGAAGTGTGGCGGCGCGTCCTGGAGCGATTTGTCAACGACACCGGAGTGGCCAACGCCGTCCTTGAGATCAATGACAACAACGCGACTCCGGTCGTCGTCTCGCTGCGACTGCGCCAGGCGCTGTCGGAAATATCCGGGGAGGATCGGGATGTCTAG
- a CDS encoding universal stress protein — protein sequence MIPQIKTIAYATGLGTGAPYVFRYALSLARQYDAKIEIVCGMAPLNTQAQRIADTYLGDKKSDEFHRQARERVKGEIKNQVEAMCRSAIIDDPDGFKYVGTINVIEATPDQAVLQCAQRVGADVIVMGTHRRTMDQGALLGSCAVKVLHKSTIPVFLVRIPEGYADLPSKSGAPEIIEF from the coding sequence GTGATTCCACAGATCAAAACGATTGCTTATGCCACCGGACTGGGCACTGGAGCCCCCTATGTCTTTCGTTACGCCCTGAGTCTTGCCCGGCAGTACGATGCCAAAATCGAAATCGTCTGCGGCATGGCACCCCTCAACACCCAGGCGCAAAGAATTGCCGACACCTACCTGGGGGATAAAAAGTCCGATGAATTTCACCGCCAGGCCCGCGAACGGGTCAAGGGGGAGATTAAAAATCAGGTGGAAGCGATGTGCCGATCGGCAATTATCGATGACCCCGACGGATTCAAGTATGTCGGCACCATCAACGTGATTGAGGCCACACCCGACCAGGCCGTTCTGCAGTGCGCTCAGCGCGTGGGCGCCGATGTCATTGTCATGGGGACCCACCGCAGAACCATGGATCAGGGGGCGCTCCTCGGATCTTGTGCGGTCAAGGTCCTGCACAAATCCACCATCCCCGTCTTTCTGGTCAGGATTCCCGAAGGGTACGCGGATCTGCCGAGCAAGTCGGGAGCCCCGGAGATCATTGAATTTTGA
- the mdcA gene encoding malonate decarboxylase subunit alpha, protein MKETKRWDTRKTDYLERMSGATPYIHNGKVVAAAETTRVLEAVIRPFDRVNIEGNNQKQADFLAEALSKCDTRRIHDLHMVQSAVPLPVHLDLFEIGIAKKLDFAYSGPMGGRLAEAIKQGKLELGAIHTYLELFARYFIDLTPRVSLICAYEGDADGNLYTGFNTEDTPAIVEATKFSQGIVIAQVNKLVDKVTRVDIPGEWVDIVIESPKPFFLEPLFTRDPANITDTQVLMAMMAIKGIYGEYGVKRLNHGIGFNTAAIELILPTYGEELGLKGKICTQFALNPHPTLIPAIESGWVESIHSFGGELGMQKYCEARGDVFFLGPDGTMRSNRAFSQTAGHYACDLFIGGTLQIDKYGNSSTATATRVAGFGGAPNMGCDAKGRRHPSDAWLKCGAEFTSQQEYLGPMPRGKRLVVQMLESFGEKMVPSFVDELDAWKLAKNAKLALPPVMIYADDLTHILTEEGIAFLHKCRNLEERMAAIRAVAGYTEVGLAAKPAQTQALRDRGIIRTPEDLGIDRSRANRSLLAAKNIRELVDWSGGLYDPPARFRNW, encoded by the coding sequence ATGAAAGAAACAAAAAGGTGGGACACGCGGAAGACCGATTATCTGGAACGGATGAGCGGTGCGACGCCCTATATCCACAACGGCAAGGTGGTGGCGGCCGCAGAGACCACCCGGGTCCTTGAAGCCGTCATCCGCCCCTTCGATCGGGTCAATATTGAAGGGAATAATCAGAAGCAGGCGGATTTTCTCGCCGAAGCGCTGAGTAAATGCGATACCCGGCGCATCCATGATCTGCATATGGTGCAGTCGGCCGTGCCGCTGCCGGTGCACCTCGACCTGTTCGAGATCGGCATCGCCAAAAAACTGGATTTCGCCTACAGCGGACCGATGGGAGGGCGCCTGGCCGAGGCCATCAAACAGGGGAAACTCGAACTTGGCGCCATCCATACCTATCTGGAACTCTTCGCCCGTTACTTTATCGACCTGACGCCTCGCGTCTCCCTGATCTGCGCCTATGAGGGGGATGCCGACGGCAACCTTTACACCGGGTTCAACACCGAAGATACGCCCGCCATCGTCGAGGCCACCAAATTCAGCCAGGGGATCGTCATCGCCCAGGTCAACAAACTGGTGGACAAAGTCACGCGGGTGGATATCCCCGGCGAATGGGTGGACATCGTCATCGAATCGCCGAAACCCTTCTTCCTCGAGCCCCTCTTTACCCGCGATCCGGCCAATATCACCGATACTCAGGTGCTTATGGCGATGATGGCGATCAAGGGAATTTACGGTGAGTACGGCGTCAAGCGCCTCAATCACGGCATCGGCTTCAACACGGCGGCGATCGAACTGATCCTCCCCACCTACGGAGAAGAACTGGGCCTTAAGGGGAAAATCTGTACGCAGTTTGCCCTGAATCCGCACCCCACCCTGATTCCGGCCATTGAGAGCGGCTGGGTGGAATCGATCCATAGTTTCGGCGGCGAACTCGGCATGCAGAAATATTGCGAGGCCCGCGGAGACGTCTTTTTCCTCGGTCCCGACGGCACTATGCGTTCCAACCGGGCCTTCAGCCAGACCGCCGGTCATTATGCCTGCGACCTGTTCATCGGCGGGACCCTGCAGATCGACAAGTACGGCAACAGCAGCACGGCCACGGCGACGCGTGTGGCCGGTTTCGGGGGCGCCCCCAATATGGGTTGTGACGCCAAGGGTCGTCGCCACCCGAGCGACGCCTGGCTCAAATGCGGTGCGGAGTTCACTTCCCAGCAGGAGTACCTCGGACCCATGCCTCGCGGCAAGCGCCTGGTGGTTCAGATGCTGGAGAGTTTCGGGGAGAAGATGGTCCCCTCCTTCGTCGACGAACTCGATGCCTGGAAACTGGCCAAAAACGCCAAACTGGCGCTGCCGCCGGTGATGATTTACGCCGATGACCTGACCCACATCCTCACCGAAGAGGGGATTGCCTTTCTGCACAAATGCCGCAATCTCGAAGAGCGGATGGCGGCCATCCGTGCTGTCGCCGGCTATACGGAAGTGGGCCTGGCGGCCAAACCGGCACAAACCCAGGCGTTGCGGGACAGGGGGATCATCCGGACTCCCGAAGACCTGGGCATCGACCGGAGCCGGGCCAATCGTTCGCTTCTGGCCGCCAAGAACATCAGAGAACTCGTGGATTGGTCCGGCGGGCTTTACGATCCACCCGCCCGGTTCAGAAATTGGTAG
- the mdcC gene encoding malonate decarboxylase acyl carrier protein — translation MEHLKFEFQASAQGRIGRPVVLVGVVSSGNLEVMVEHADFNGCCQITVSTSARGFGTIWQAVLEDFAARHDLANLRISINDGGASPAVVSLRLDQAVEEYQGRTS, via the coding sequence ATGGAACATCTGAAGTTCGAATTTCAAGCCTCGGCGCAGGGGAGAATCGGGCGTCCCGTAGTCCTGGTCGGGGTTGTCTCCTCGGGGAATCTCGAAGTCATGGTTGAACACGCTGACTTCAACGGCTGCTGCCAGATCACGGTGAGCACCTCCGCCCGGGGTTTTGGCACGATCTGGCAGGCCGTCCTGGAGGATTTTGCGGCCCGCCATGATCTGGCCAACCTGAGGATCTCCATCAATGACGGAGGAGCTTCACCGGCGGTGGTCAGCCTGCGCCTGGATCAGGCCGTGGAAGAGTACCAGGGGAGGACGTCATGA